In Candidatus Aegiribacteria sp., the following are encoded in one genomic region:
- a CDS encoding response regulator encodes MLAYSGKGKFIIEVLSLNDVVEEMAYLLKTSISKNIVLSYNLAEELPPIKADTSQLSQVVMNLITNASEAIGERSGIIRLDTGVMEFDGSEMPEEYITQEKLKGAYAFIKVSDTGCGMSQETIASMFDPFYTTKFFGRGLGLAAVIGIVRGHMGAIKVSSEPGKGSNVLIAFPACTDSSDSEPEELRNDSKLIGRGTILLVDDDETVLSVGREMLETLGISVMTAAGGQEALDLFTENREQIICVVLDLTMPNMDGKETCSRLRDIDPAIPVIISSGYSRKDVEKQFGDSGISGFLPKPYRLSDLLDKLSNALDMEKSQIR; translated from the coding sequence ATGCTGGCGTATTCAGGCAAAGGAAAATTCATAATCGAAGTTCTGAGCCTTAACGATGTTGTTGAAGAAATGGCTTATCTTCTCAAAACATCAATATCAAAGAACATAGTTCTAAGTTACAACCTGGCAGAAGAGCTGCCGCCAATCAAGGCCGATACTTCACAGCTAAGTCAGGTAGTCATGAATCTTATCACCAACGCTTCAGAAGCAATCGGTGAAAGGAGCGGTATCATCAGGCTTGATACAGGCGTAATGGAATTTGACGGTTCCGAAATGCCTGAGGAATACATAACACAGGAAAAGCTTAAAGGTGCTTATGCGTTCATCAAAGTATCGGATACGGGTTGCGGAATGAGTCAGGAAACAATTGCCAGTATGTTTGATCCGTTCTATACCACAAAATTTTTCGGCAGAGGGCTTGGTCTTGCCGCTGTGATAGGAATCGTCAGAGGGCACATGGGTGCTATAAAAGTTTCAAGCGAACCCGGGAAGGGATCAAATGTGCTGATAGCGTTCCCGGCATGTACGGATTCCTCAGATTCAGAGCCGGAGGAATTACGGAATGACAGCAAACTGATCGGCAGGGGAACCATTCTCCTTGTTGATGATGACGAAACTGTTCTTTCAGTCGGCAGAGAGATGCTGGAAACACTTGGAATTTCAGTGATGACAGCAGCTGGAGGACAGGAAGCTCTCGATTTATTTACGGAGAACCGGGAACAGATTATCTGTGTCGTTCTTGATCTTACAATGCCGAACATGGACGGAAAAGAGACCTGCTCAAGACTCAGGGATATAGATCCCGCTATACCTGTGATAATATCGAGTGGTTACAGCAGGAAGGATGTTGAGAAGCAGTTCGGCGATAGCGGAATATCAGGTTTCCTTCCAAAACCATATCGTTTATCTGATCTTCTCGATAAGCTCAGCAACGCACTCGACATGGAAAAGAGTCAGATCAGATAA
- a CDS encoding ChaN family lipoprotein — MMLILSVLIALTPPPGVIHHGEEILTAQEMIQLMDEASVVFVGEKHDDSLAHQWELFLWMTMASFDRFLALEMFETDVQEVLEDYLAGKLTLEEFLEGSRPWGNYIEDYHPLVEYAALNGYGVIAANVPRRYAAAVARNGWEGLSGIEGGDVFLSTDVDSTNESYRERFMATMEAISSQMQSMPMDPSNMYRAQLLKDAVMASSITGQSCLFICGSFHSDERSGIPDQLESGVTYLTVKIIGEDEPWDADQADFVIVR; from the coding sequence ATGATGCTCATACTGTCAGTACTTATAGCGCTTACTCCTCCACCGGGTGTAATCCATCACGGAGAGGAAATCTTAACTGCCCAGGAAATGATTCAGTTGATGGACGAGGCTTCCGTCGTTTTCGTAGGCGAGAAGCATGATGACAGCCTTGCCCATCAATGGGAACTCTTCCTCTGGATGACCATGGCTTCCTTTGATCGTTTTCTTGCGCTGGAGATGTTTGAAACTGATGTACAGGAAGTGCTTGAGGATTACCTTGCCGGGAAACTCACTCTGGAGGAGTTCCTTGAGGGAAGCAGACCATGGGGAAATTACATCGAGGATTACCATCCGCTTGTTGAGTATGCAGCTTTGAACGGCTACGGTGTTATAGCTGCTAATGTACCCAGGCGGTATGCAGCAGCGGTTGCAAGAAACGGCTGGGAAGGCCTGTCGGGAATCGAGGGGGGAGATGTCTTTCTCAGTACAGATGTCGATTCCACGAATGAATCTTACAGAGAGCGATTCATGGCCACAATGGAAGCAATCAGCAGCCAGATGCAGAGCATGCCCATGGATCCTTCAAACATGTACAGGGCACAGCTTCTCAAAGACGCTGTCATGGCTTCATCAATAACCGGTCAGAGCTGCCTTTTCATATGCGGCAGCTTCCACAGCGACGAACGCTCCGGTATCCCGGATCAGCTTGAATCCGGGGTTACATACCTTACGGTGAAGATAATCGGAGAAGATGAACCGTGGGACGCTGATCAGGCGGATTTTGTGATCGTTCGATAG